The Vicia villosa cultivar HV-30 ecotype Madison, WI unplaced genomic scaffold, Vvil1.0 ctg.000905F_1_1, whole genome shotgun sequence genome has a segment encoding these proteins:
- the LOC131632095 gene encoding ATP-citrate synthase alpha chain protein 1-like, with product MARKKIREYDSKRLLKEHFKRISGKELPIKSAQVIETTDINDLVEKEPWLSSSKLVVKPDMLFGKRGKSGLVALNLDLAEVDGFVKERLGKEVEMGGCKGPITTFIVEPFIPHNEEFYLNIVSERLGNSISFSECGGIDIEENWDKVKTVFIPTGESLASENISALIATLPLEIKGELEDFLKVVFNIFQDLDFTFLEMNPFALVDGKPYPLDMRGELDDTAAFKNFKKWGDIEFPLPFGRVMSPTESFIHGLDEKTSASLKFTVLNPLGRIWTMVAGGGASVIYADTVGDLGYAPELGNYAEYSGAPKEDEVLQYARVVIDCATANPDGQKRALVIGGGIANFTDVAATFSGIIRALKEKEQKLKEANMHIYVRRGGPNYQRGLAKMRALGEEIGIPIEVYGPEATMTGICKQAIQCITASA from the exons ATGGCACGCAAGAAGATCAGAGAGTATGATTCTAAGAGGTTGTTGAAGGAGCATTTCAAGAGAATTTCTGGAAAGGAGTTACCAATTAAGTCTGCACAG GTTATAGAAACAACTGATATCAATGATCTAGTAGAGAAGGAACCATGGCTTTCATCTTCAAAATTGGTTGTGAAACCTGATATGTTGTTTGGAAAACGTGGCAAAAGTGGTTTGGTTGCTTTAAATCTGGATTTGGCTGAAGTTGATGGTTTTGTAAAAGAGCGTCTTGGAAAAGAG GTTGAGATGGGTGGATGCAAAGGACCTATAACAACTTTCATTGTTGAACCTTTCATTCCTCATAATGAAGAGTTTTACCTTAACATTGTCTCGGAGAGACTAGGAAACAGTATAAGCTTTTCTGAATGTGGAGGAATTGACATTGAAGAGAACTGGGATAAG GTGAAGACTGTGTTTATTCCAACAGGGGAATCTCTCGCATCAGAGAATATATCAGCACTTATTGCAACCCTCCCCTTGGAG ATCAAGGGAGAACTTGAGGATTTTCTCAAGGTGGTTTTCAATATATTTCAAG ATCTGGATTTCACATTCTTAGAGATGAATCCTTTCGCCCTGGTGGATGGAAAGCCTTATCCTTTGGATATGAGAGGAGAACTAGATGACACTGCTgctttcaagaacttcaagaa ATGGGGAGACATTGAATTTCCTTTGCCATTTGGAAGGGTTATGAGTCCTACAGAGTCTTTCATTCATGGATTAGATGAAAAG ACAAGTGCATCATTGAAATTTACAGTGTTAAACCCATTGGGTCGAATTTGGACTATGGTTGCTGGAGGAGGTGCCAGTGTGATCTACGCTGATACG GTAGGAGATCTTGGTTATGCTCCAGAGCTTGGAAATTATGCTGAATACAGCGGCGCACCAAAGGAAGATGAGGTCTTGCAGTATGCCAGAGTTGTAATCGAT TGTGCAACTGCAAATCCTGATGGCCAAAAGCGAGCTCTTGTGATCGGAGGAGGAATTGCTAACTTCACTGATGTTGCTGCTACATTCAGTGGCATAATTCGAGCTCTCAAGGAGAAG GAACAAAAGCTAAAAGAAGCAAATATGCACATTTATGTGAGGAGAGGAGGTCCCAACTACCAGAGAGGTCTGGCTAAAATGAGGGCACTTGGAGAGGAAATTGGCATTCCAATTGAG GTTTATGGACCTGAAGCTACAATGACTGGTATATGCAAACAGGCAATCCAGTGCATCACTGCAAGTGCTTAA